The DNA window TTGTAAAGGATTACAATGTCCAGGACCTATCATGCAGGTGTTTAAGGCAGCAAAGGAAGCACAAGCAGGAGATGTACTCAATGTAAAAGTTACAGATAGAGGTTTCTCAAAAGATATACAAGCATGGTGCAAAAAAACAGGAAATGAGCTGTTAGACTTAAACGAAACAGATACGGAAATAACAGCAAAAATCCTTAAAAAGTAAGGTGGTTATGTATGGGAGATAAAAAAACAATTATTGTATTCAGTGGAGATATGGATAAAGTTATGGCAAGTTTGATTATTGCTAATGGGGCAGCAGCTATGGGCAGTGAAGTAACTATGTTCTTTACCTTTTGGGGATTAAATACATTAAGAAAAGCACAAAAAATTAAAGTGAAGAAAGATTTCATGGAAAAAATGTTTGGATTTATGATGCCAAGAGGTGCTGAAAAACTAGGCCTTTCCAAAATGCATTTTGGAGGAATGGGTGCTAAAATGATGAAAAGCATCATGAAAAAGAAGAATGTAAATACTTTACCAGAATTAATAGAAAGTGCACAGATGATGGGTGTAAAAATGATTGCTTGTACCATGTCTATGGATGTAATGGGGATTCGTGAAGAGGAGCTTATTGATGGAGTAGAGTTTGCAGGAGTAGCTAGTTATCTTGGAGAAGCAGATGAAGCAAATGTAAACTTGTTTATATAAAGGTGGTTGTGAAAACAACCCCTTTTCTTATATAGGGAGTTTATATGAATCGAATAAATATAAATTTTGATAAGAGAAAAAATCTATGATATGGAAAAAGAGACGCAATATGGTACAATATAATGAGCATAAAGAAGATATTTTTATGGAAGGGATGATGAAATGGCTAAGGAAGATGCAAAAAAAGATATTATCAATAGATTAAGAACCATAAAGGGGCATATAGCAGGAATAGAGAAGATGATTGAAGAGGATACAAAAACTTGTGATGATATATTGCTTCAAATTGCAGCTATACGCGCTTCTGTTCATAAGGTAGGTTTAATCATTTTAGAAGACCATGCAAAAGATTGTTTGATTGGAGATCAAGAGATGGTTACTAGAGAAGAAGTAGATAAAGTATTAAAGACAATTGTAAAATTTGTAAAATAGCACCGGAGAATTTTAGGGTGCTATTTTTAATTTTGTTTTTTTTACAAGATCCATAATTTTAGGATAAGCTTTTATTGTGCCATAAGCAACAATAGGCCTACCAAAGGATATAAGTCCAAGTCTTCTAGAACTTCCTCCACCAATGCGCATGAGAAAATTTACTGTAGGAGAAGTATCTACACATAAAATCTCTTTTTTATCTTTATTGATCATACTAAGGACTGTTTCTAAGGTATTTACGATTAAGTGGGAAGCATTTTTTCTACTTAGTGTATAGACAGCATGGTTATACTCGTCATTTCCATGATAAATAAGTCTTCCTATATCTTTTTTTTCTAATTGGTCAAATAGAGGAATACTAATAATTTCAGATTGCGTAGGAATATGATCCATCGGGAGACGACGAAGATGTATATTGGCTGCAACGACAGTGGAATGTGTTCCACCAACATCGTGATAGATTATATACAAGATAATCACCTTTTCTGTTTTCGTATAAATAACTTATCATATATAGGATTTGATAATTTTTATAAATATATACTTTCTTGTTCTGATTGTCCCAAAAAAAGCATAGGATAGGATAGGTAACTAAGGATTAGTTTTAAAAGGTAGGTGGGACAATGAGAAAAAAATGTTTGTTCATTATCGTATGGATTATTTTATTTGGAAATATAGTTGTAGCTGAAGAGTTTGAAAATACTTATGTAAAAGCTGAAGTAATCCATGTAGAAAAAGTAAATTATAAGGAAGCTCGTAGTCAAATTATAAAGCTAAGAATATTAGAAGGGGATTACAAAGAAAAAGAAATAACAACAGAATATTTTACTATAGAATATTCTCAATACAATTTTGATTTACACAAAGGGAATAAAGTAATGGTGAGTATTGTTAAGAATGATCAAAACCAAATAGAAGCACGTATCATGAATATTTGTCGGGAGGATCATTTAAAATTATTAGGGATTATTTTTTTAATCGCTGTAATTATTTTTGGTAGAATTAGAGGATTACTTTCTGTAGTATCATTAGGAATTTCAGGATTAATTATTTTAAAATTAATGATTCCTATGATTGTTAACGGTTATAATCCTGTTATAGGTGCAATAATCTGTAGCATATTGATTATTTTAATTAGTTTTATTTTGATCAGTGGATTTACACGAAAGAGTATGATTGCAATTTTAGGAACTGTTGGAGGAACGATTACAGCTGCCATACTAGCACAAATCTTTACCAAACTTTGTACCATTACCGGACTCGCAAGTGAAGAGATTAATTTTTTAATCAGAGAAGTAGGTCTAGAAATTGATTTTCGAGGTCTTTATTTAAGTGGCGTTTTGATTGGTTCTATTGGTGTTGTCATGGATGTAGCCATGACGATTACATCTGTTATTTTCGAATTGAAAAGTCATTCTCCTTCTATAGGTTTTATAAAACTTGTTCATTCAGGTCTTGAAGTAGGAAAAGACGTGATGGCAACCATGGTTAATACCCTTATTCTTGCTTATGTTGGAGGAAGTATGCCACTATTTTTGATGTTTTATAATTTTGATTTATCCCTTACTCAAATGGTGAGTAAAGAGATTATTGCAACAGAGATTATTCGTTCATTGTGTGGAAGTATTGGGTTAATTCTTACTATTCCATTAACATCTTTTATTGCAAGTATGATGGTTGAGAATAAATGTGATGGTAGATATTATAAATAAAAGAAAAACCCTTAAACCGAGGGGGGTAGAAGGGTTTTTCTATGTATTATATTATTTTGCTAAATCTTCTCCTAAAGATCTACAATTTTCTAATCCTTCATCATCAGGTGTTAGATGATTGATGATGCCTTCACCCATAACATTTGCTCCATACCCTTGCATTCTTTCTCCCCAATCTCTCATCCATTGGCCGTCACCCCAATCGTATGAACCAAATAGACCAACTGGTTTTCCAGAAACACAATCTGCAATAGATTCAACAAAAGGCTCCATATCTCCTTCTTCTAGAACTTCAGCACCCATAGAAGGGCAACCTAAAGCGATAGCATCAGCAGCCATTACATCTTCTTTTGTTGCATTTTCAACATTTAATAATTTTGCATCACTGCCAGCACCTGCTGCTACAGCCTCAGCCATTAATTTTGTATTTCCAGTACCACTCCAATAAATTACAGTTACTTTTTTCATTATAATCCCTTCTTTCTATTTATTTTCATTTTCTTATTTTAATTTCCGATTAGAGTAAATAATCGAAAAGGATAAACATTGTTATAGAAGACTTTTTATGCATAAGATAATATTTTGTGCATGCTACAAAATGTTAAAAGATTTTTAATTTGGGCTTTTGCTTTTAAAAACTCGTCATAAGTCTTGTCTGACAGGGTAGCATCTCCATAAACTCTCCAACCGTTAACTTTAGTAAGTTTTAAGGAAGGGTGCCCCATGAATCCAAGGACATCTTTTAAAGGATACCCCAGAAAAAGTCCTATTTCATCAGGGATTGTTCCTTGTATGATTTTTTCAATCATATGATTTAGATATAATTCTAAATTGTATTCCTTCGGGTAACCTATACTTTTTAGAAACTTAGCATTTTTAAAATCTCTCAAGACCCCATCTAAAGATACAGGCTTGTAGAAAAGTATTTTTGTACTTTTATGATTAAAATGAAATATTTTAAATGATATCTTTTTACA is part of the Crassaminicella profunda genome and encodes:
- a CDS encoding sulfurtransferase TusA family protein; this encodes MAEINLNCKGLQCPGPIMQVFKAAKEAQAGDVLNVKVTDRGFSKDIQAWCKKTGNELLDLNETDTEITAKILKK
- a CDS encoding DsrE/DsrF/DrsH-like family protein, which codes for MGDKKTIIVFSGDMDKVMASLIIANGAAAMGSEVTMFFTFWGLNTLRKAQKIKVKKDFMEKMFGFMMPRGAEKLGLSKMHFGGMGAKMMKSIMKKKNVNTLPELIESAQMMGVKMIACTMSMDVMGIREEELIDGVEFAGVASYLGEADEANVNLFI
- a CDS encoding metal-sensitive transcriptional regulator — encoded protein: MAKEDAKKDIINRLRTIKGHIAGIEKMIEEDTKTCDDILLQIAAIRASVHKVGLIILEDHAKDCLIGDQEMVTREEVDKVLKTIVKFVK
- a CDS encoding DUF3189 family protein, which translates into the protein MYIIYHDVGGTHSTVVAANIHLRRLPMDHIPTQSEIISIPLFDQLEKKDIGRLIYHGNDEYNHAVYTLSRKNASHLIVNTLETVLSMINKDKKEILCVDTSPTVNFLMRIGGGSSRRLGLISFGRPIVAYGTIKAYPKIMDLVKKTKLKIAP
- a CDS encoding YibE/F family protein — translated: MRKKCLFIIVWIILFGNIVVAEEFENTYVKAEVIHVEKVNYKEARSQIIKLRILEGDYKEKEITTEYFTIEYSQYNFDLHKGNKVMVSIVKNDQNQIEARIMNICREDHLKLLGIIFLIAVIIFGRIRGLLSVVSLGISGLIILKLMIPMIVNGYNPVIGAIICSILIILISFILISGFTRKSMIAILGTVGGTITAAILAQIFTKLCTITGLASEEINFLIREVGLEIDFRGLYLSGVLIGSIGVVMDVAMTITSVIFELKSHSPSIGFIKLVHSGLEVGKDVMATMVNTLILAYVGGSMPLFLMFYNFDLSLTQMVSKEIIATEIIRSLCGSIGLILTIPLTSFIASMMVENKCDGRYYK
- a CDS encoding flavodoxin, whose translation is MKKVTVIYWSGTGNTKLMAEAVAAGAGSDAKLLNVENATKEDVMAADAIALGCPSMGAEVLEEGDMEPFVESIADCVSGKPVGLFGSYDWGDGQWMRDWGERMQGYGANVMGEGIINHLTPDDEGLENCRSLGEDLAK
- a CDS encoding DUF3793 family protein, whose protein sequence is MLQKEKNPICFQQSNDEFIKWLVQILGPVILGAKPSEILSFPSHDKTLNEKINKINHYFGNCKKISFKIFHFNHKSTKILFYKPVSLDGVLRDFKNAKFLKSIGYPKEYNLELYLNHMIEKIIQGTIPDEIGLFLGYPLKDVLGFMGHPSLKLTKVNGWRVYGDATLSDKTYDEFLKAKAQIKNLLTFCSMHKILSYA